CGTCGAGTCGATAGCACCAGGCTCCAGCAACCTCGACACGGCCAAGTGGTCCGTCAAAACGCAGCACTCCGAATCCGGCGACCCGTTCCCGTTCCCGCTCCCCGATAGCCCGGCGACACTTCCCGCCATGCTCACCGCGAACGGAACCAATATCGCCATCACCCACTGGGGCGAAGACCGCCGTATCACCGGTCGCGACAACGTCAAGTTCTGGGCCGGTTCCGGCGGCTATCCTGGCGCCGGCCTCGCGCGCGATGCCCTCGACCTCATTCGCACCCGATGCGCGGAAGCCGCGGAAGACCCCTTTGCCGTCGCTGCCGAACAAAGCAGCAGCTTCCGGCTCGACTGGCGTCGCGACTATGTGCCTATGGAGATCGGCTTCTCCCTCAATGCCCACAGCACCATCGCCACGGTAGGTTACCCCATCGTCGAACTACTTGCCGCCATCGGACTCACCAACGCCCGCCCGTTTCGCGAAAGCGCCCTCGAGTTCCGCTATGGCGTCATCGCCTCACTCGATCCCGCCGCACAGCCTCTCGATATCTCTCTGCTTCGTGCCGCACTCGGTGGCGCTACAGCACTCCCATTCCCACAACGGACTTTCTGCATGCACCTGGACTGGCCTGGCCAGGAGAATCAGGCCAAATGCATCGTTCGCGTAATCGAAGAACAATCCACAAGGACCACCGGCAATGATTGACACCAACACCCTCAATTCCTGGGCCGACGATCGCAACGGCCCCGTTGCGCTCCACTGCAAGCAGAAACTCGTCCCCGTCGAGGGCGAAGGAGCAGTCGTCTTTCCACCCACCTACGCCGATATCGGGTACAACGTCGACGACCTTTCCGACGGTACCAAGGTCGCCACCATCGATAGCGTCGGATCCCAGGCCAACCGAATGGAACCCGTCTTTGCCTTTGAACCTTACGCTCCTCTCGTGCCTCAGG
This DNA window, taken from Bryobacteraceae bacterium, encodes the following:
- the cas8c gene encoding type I-U CRISPR-associated protein Cas8c; the encoded protein is MAHASIPVDLFNPGQVFASIGLLEAAEILCGPATGSFDWTDEANTRFHLSAAGEASPVQAVLEFLAQATVESIAPGSSNLDTAKWSVKTQHSESGDPFPFPLPDSPATLPAMLTANGTNIAITHWGEDRRITGRDNVKFWAGSGGYPGAGLARDALDLIRTRCAEAAEDPFAVAAEQSSSFRLDWRRDYVPMEIGFSLNAHSTIATVGYPIVELLAAIGLTNARPFRESALEFRYGVIASLDPAAQPLDISLLRAALGGATALPFPQRTFCMHLDWPGQENQAKCIVRVIEEQSTRTTGND